A window of Rosa rugosa chromosome 7, drRosRugo1.1, whole genome shotgun sequence genomic DNA:
AGTTCCACAGCCAAGCGCGTACGCCGGAATGTTGGAAGTGGCACCTGGAAGGGCGACGACTCCGGCAAGCCAGTACGATCTGTTGAAACTGGTCGTGTTGTTGGCTTGAAGAAAAGATATACTTACAAGAACGATGACTCGGTTCACAATGGCTGTTGGATCTTGTATGAGTTCTACCTTGATCAATCACTCAGAGACAATAAACAAAAGTTGAAAGACTATGTTCTTTGTCTACTACGAAAGAATGGTGAACCCAAAACCAAGATcaaaagaagagaaagcaacgtGAAGAGGAAGAGGTTCTTGAAAACAATTATGCCTTTCATGATGGAGAAAAATCGAAAAGGGAGCAAGAAGAGTTGCTTGAGCCACAAGCGAAGCGGCAACGAACGGTGCCATCCATTGGTAATGCACCACTAACAATGCCATCAGAAGATGATGCTGCATTCGCAGTTGAACTAGAAGAGTCATTGGAATGCTTTGAAGATGATAATGCACCCTCAGAAGCTCGAGCAATTGGCTTTCAAGGTGGGGAGAATGGTGGACTCCAACAATTAGCAGCCGAGGTGCAATCAGGCCCTTCATTTGTAGACGATCATGGAATATTTAATCCGCTGCCGGAGGAAGACTTTCTCTTGGCGGAAATGTTAGAAGAAATGGGTATGGTGGACATGGAAGAACTAGTCAATGGAGCTCTACATTGGCTAGAATAGAAAACTCCCATTTTGTACGGATGCTTCATACGCTGCTCATTGATGAACTAGTTCAGTTTTTTAATTCTTATATCAACATGTCAAAGCAGTCTTACTGTTTAATGAATTTCTTTAGCCATCTTGATATGTATTGCGTTCTAGCATAATATTCATCTGCTTGCATTAAATAATTTGGTTGTGACAAACGTGAA
This region includes:
- the LOC133723282 gene encoding NAC domain-containing protein 68-like, translating into MEESRGNQLPGLRFCPMEDELVLFYLKPMLSGQIMPGRNRVVFDCDLYGHQEPWEIWEAFKTKRPHDLRLNKDIYFFTQHKKMSSTAKRVRRNVGSGTWKGDDSGKPVRSVETGRVVGLKKRYTYKNDDSVHNGCWILYEFYLDQSLRDNKQKLKDYVLCLLRKNGEPKTKIKRRESNVKRKRFLKTIMPFMMEKNRKGSKKSCLSHKRSGNERCHPLVMHH